One Corynebacterium matruchotii genomic window, ACTACTACCGTCGTCGGGGTTCTCGGGGTTTTGATCACCAGCATCCGGGCCATGATTGTCGACACCACCACCATCCACCCTGTGGTCACCGCCACGGCCGCGTCCTACGCCCACCGCACAAACACCGGGTGGATCCAGCAGTTTCGCATCGACGACTACCCCGTCACCCTGCCGGTCATCACCCACCAGCGCCCCGACATTCCCATCGGCACACTCACCGAACTTCACGGCAACCCCATCGCCACCACCAATTTTGGTCTCGGGAACACCCTGTTTCTTGCCACCACCGCCCACCCCATCGGTCGCCCCGACCTCCTCCACCAATGGGGAACATGGGTTCGAGAAACCTTTGCCCACGCCGTGGCCGCCCACACCAGTGGCGACGCCGCCGCCCTCATCCCCGCAATGGTGCTCGGCGACACCACCGGCCAAACCCCCGAATTCACGCAGCGGTTCGTCGCTACCGGGCTCACCCACCTCAGCGCGGTCTCCGGGTCCAACGTGGCATTGGTCACCACCGCGGCCGTGCTCCTCGTCGCCCACCGCAGCCCCCGCACTCGTGCCGCGGTCGCCGCGCTCGCCCTGCTCGGCTACGTCGTCATCGTCGGGCCCGACGCCTCGGTGCTCCGGGCGGCAGCCACCGGCATCGTTGGGCTCATCATCATGCTCAGCGCCACCACCAAGGCGCCCAGCCACACCCTCGCCCTCGTGGTCATCGGTCTCATCCTCTACGACTCCAGCCTGGCCGTCCACTACGGCTTCGCCCTTTCCGTCGCCGCGACCGGCGGCATCATCGCGGCGGTCCCGTCCCTCCATACCCTGATCGGTCGCACCAATCTTCCCGACATTATCGTGCGCGCCCTGGCCGTGGCGCTCGCCGCCCACCTGGTCACCATGCCCATCGTGGCGCTCATGAGCAACCGCGTTTCGGTCATCGCCGTTGCCGCCAACCTGCTTGCCGCACCCGCCGTGGCCCCCATCACCATACTGGGGCTCGTCGCAGCCATCCTCAGCCTGCTCCCCGGCGGGTTGGAAACCATTCCCCTTGCCATCATCGGACCGCTCGCTCACTGGATCGGTCTCGTCGCCACCGGCGGCGCCGCGCTCCCCGGGGCCACCATCGCCCTCCCCGCTGCCTTGGCCCCGGCCTGGGCGGCGCTGGCCGCCGCCTGGACCATATGGCTCATCTATCGACAACACTTTCGAATACTCGTGGGTGTGGTGCTTATTCTGCTGTTCGCCCCAGGCATCCCCATGCTCACCGGGGCCCGCCGCATTGACCCCCATACCCTCATCACCTACACCG contains:
- a CDS encoding ComEC/Rec2 family competence protein encodes the protein MAELRLIPPAALLWVVTLIIIGTRTPWWALALVFVVGVGVAFWDVGLALTTTVVGVLGVLITSIRAMIVDTTTIHPVVTATAASYAHRTNTGWIQQFRIDDYPVTLPVITHQRPDIPIGTLTELHGNPIATTNFGLGNTLFLATTAHPIGRPDLLHQWGTWVRETFAHAVAAHTSGDAAALIPAMVLGDTTGQTPEFTQRFVATGLTHLSAVSGSNVALVTTAAVLLVAHRSPRTRAAVAALALLGYVVIVGPDASVLRAAATGIVGLIIMLSATTKAPSHTLALVVIGLILYDSSLAVHYGFALSVAATGGIIAAVPSLHTLIGRTNLPDIIVRALAVALAAHLVTMPIVALMSNRVSVIAVAANLLAAPAVAPITILGLVAAILSLLPGGLETIPLAIIGPLAHWIGLVATGGAALPGATIALPAALAPAWAALAAAWTIWLIYRQHFRILVGVVLILLFAPGIPMLTGARRIDPHTLITYTVPTKDHLITLDKTGGIPPDAQLIMIERPPPSGRRQAHRSRPTVTRTGVPVVVMGVDVDLYEDGTQHAADGSF